From one Plasmodium chabaudi chabaudi strain AS genome assembly, chromosome: 4 genomic stretch:
- a CDS encoding CIR protein, with product MAESSYDIEKYYEIHTINNYFWEDNDGKLKVNPKSTSIHDYCYYSNTPGKDKCNDYLEMTNCSVIYLLKTLKETYKLKDDKIAEYAILWLNYNLNIKPNNNFTNLNEFYTKYIVNNECYNKNINGDDGLTYKEIIDANKDLTNMNINEISKFNRPFSILFYLYYGYHNDSSDCAKYSNYAKQFADQFNNLNNDPNNIENSSYNKLLSTLSNDYNNLKNIFYDKNSSCSFPSLPQIELKKSSAQNSGKCSGQIMGQSSYSIEDVCEAFKKVDDCLQIGMKSTGGSCSIDYAFTDYCPTKIEGQNVNCEANNEKMSAGFIWLLITFENLCVGQCSDNENEKYAEYAILWLNYKLNQISNEETTTLKDFYTKYIKDNKEHVDYKDHLDNKIYSMNIDSEKIYNIYEAFGILCKIYTAHNENDKKCTNCSQNAEEFVQKIEKLNKDPSITKNESYSKILSTLSDDYNCLKDHYDNNCNGCTNIPNFPEIKTSQISVEGSTPSHVQDNPDSSLQGSEVTSSSSSVASKLIPVLSIFAISLFVGIAYKYSLFGIDKLFQRQYIRKKLKKIKKKMELNI from the exons ATGGCAGAGTCAAGTTATGATATTGAGAAA tATTATGAAATACATACGATCAATAACTATTTTTGGGAGGATAATGATGGTAAATTAAAAGTTAATCCAAAATCCACATCAATCCAcgattattgttattacaGTAATACCCCAGGAAAAGATAAATGTAATGATTATCTTGAAATGACTAATTGTAgtgttatttatttgctaAAAACGTTAAAGGAAAcctataaattaaaagatgATAAAATTGCTGAATACGCTATTTTATGgttaaattataatctAAACATAAAgccaaataataattttaccAATTTAAACGAATTTTATactaaatatatagtaaaTAATGAGTGTTAtaataagaatataaatGGTGATGATGGTCTGACTTATAAGGAAATTATAGATGCAAATAAAGATTTGACgaatatgaatattaacGAAATATCTAAATTTAATCGTCCATttagtatattattttatttgtattatggATATCATAATGATTCTTCGGATTGCGCTAAATATTCGAATTATGCTAAACAATTTGCTGATCAATTTAACAATCTCAATAATGATCCTAATAACATAGAAAACagttcatataataaattgttaTCTACATTATCAAATGattataacaatttaaaaaatatattttatgataaaaattcttCTTGCAGTTTTCCATCTCTTCCACAAATAgaacttaaaaaaagttcTGCACAAAATTCTGGAAAATGTTCTGGACAAATTATGGGACAGTCATCTTATAGTATTGAGGATGTg TGTGAAGCATTTAAAAAGGTTGACGATTGTTTACAAATAGGTATGAAATCCACAGGAGGTAGTTGTTCTATTGACTATGCATTCACTGATTATTGCCCTACAAAGATAGAGGGGCAAAATGTAAATTGTGAGGCAAATAACGAAAAAATGAGTGCTGGGTTTATATGGTTGTTAATAACGTTCGAGAATCTTTGTGTAGGTCAATGTTctgataatgaaaatgaaaaatatgctgaatatgctattttatggttaaattataaactaAATCAAATTTCAAATGAAGAAACCACCACATTAAAAgatttttatacaaaatatattaaagacAACAAGGAACATGTAGATTATAAGGATCATTTAGATAATAAGATATATTCGATGAATATTGAtagtgaaaaaatatataatatttatgaagCATTTGgaattttatgtaaaatttATACTGCGCATAATGAAAACgataaaaaatgcacaAACTGTTCGCAAAATGCTGAAGAATTTGttcaaaaaattgaaaaactTAATAAAGATCCTAGTATTACTAAAAATGAGTCATatagtaaaatattatctaCATTGTCAGATGATTATAATTGTTTAAAAGATcattatgataataattgcAATGGATGTACCAATATTCCAAATTTTCCAGAGATAAAAACATCACAAATTTCTGTAGAAGGTTCTACGCCAAGTCATGTACAAGATAATCCAGATAGTTCTTTACAAGGTTCTGAGGTTACATCATCAAGTTCGTCGGTAGCAAGCAAATTAATTCCAGTTTTATCAATATTTGCAATATCACTTTTCGTGGGGATTGCTTATAAg tattcattatttggaATTGATAAACTATTCCAAAGAcaatatataagaaaaaaattaaaaaaaataaagaaaaaaatggaacTTAATATATGA
- a CDS encoding CIR protein, whose translation MIKEVCGTISIIDKFIWVEQKGVVEVIQYYNLVNAYCPFKSTPKKNECHSYDEMISSAVLFFLKWLETSYDYKDDLKNDKLAEYAILWLSYKINENTQTIIKSLNDFYTKHIEKNANYSEKITKSGDNKTYKDIINKKQNLMNMNINDISQFYDALKLLCSMYNELSDDNPNCEKCSKDAKEFVNKYNELNNDSDITRNISYSQILSNLFNDYNSFKSYRAEKCSKCSNIPSLPDIKTAQFSGQDNAEILVDISEDASSSSSIASKLIPALLICSIPILLGIAYKYSLFGFDKRLHRQYLRDKVKKIKKKMNHYI comes from the exons ATGATTAAGGAAgtg TGTGGAACAATTAGTATTAtagataaatttatttgggTGGAACAGAAAGGCGTAGTAGAAGTTattcaatattataatttagtCAATGCTTATTGCCCTTTCAAGAGTACCCCAAAAAAGAATGAATGTCATAGTTATGATGAAATGATTAGCTCTgctgttttattttttctaaaatggCTAGAAACTAGTTATGATTACAAGGacgatttaaaaaatgataaactTGCCGAATACGCTATTTTATGGTtaagttataaaataaatgaaaacacACAAACTATAATCAAGTCATTAAACGATTTCTATACTAAacatatagaaaaaaatgcgAATTATAgtgaaaaaataactaAATCCGGTGATAATAAGACTTATAaggatattataaataaaaaacaaaatcttatgaatatgaatattaatgatatatCCCAATTTTATGATGcacttaaattattatgtagCATGTATAATGAACTTAGTGATGACAACCCAAATTGTGAAAAATGCTCGAAAGATGCTAAAgaatttgttaataaatataatgaactTAATAATGATTCTGATATTACTAGAAACATTTCATATAGCCAAATATTgtctaatttatttaatgattATAATAGTTTTAAAAGTTATCGTGCTGAAAAATGCAGTAAATGTAGCAATATTCCATCACTTCCAGATATAAAAACAGCACAATTTTCTGGACAAGATAATGCAGAAATTTTAGTAGATATTTCTGAAGATGCATCATCAAGCTCGTCGATAGCAAGCAAATTAATTCCAgcattattaatatgctCAATACCAATTTTATTGGGAATTGCTTATAAg tatTCGTTATTTGGATTCGATAAACGACTTCATAGACAATATTTAAGAGacaaagtaaaaaaaataaagaagaaaatgaatcattatatatga
- a CDS encoding CIR protein gives MPNPSYNIEDVYKEFATIDGYFYVDEDDGSKTKVNNQAIHNYCDYDDRQEKDKCCSGYYEMTSSGVIYLLENLKKKCNLDDDKLAEYAILWLSYKLKIKENNMIKKLSDFYNSYIERNEYYNKNINGGDGLTYKAIIDKKKDLMDMNISEIFKLEAPFNILYYLYYKISDKHTDCEKNLNDAKKFVDKIKDLNNDSNNKENSPFSQILYTLSDDYNNLQKKCTNFPSLPVYPRSFSIKVTLIPITFIFVAIPIFLGFAYKHSLFGFGKRSQKQYLREKRKKIKSKEYNYILFDESDYSRNSNNY, from the exons ATGCCAAACCCAAGTTATAATATTGAGGATGTg tATAAAGAATTTGCTACGATCGATGGCTATTTTTATGTGGATGAAGATGATGGATCAAAAACTAAAGTAAATAATCAAGCAATCCACAATTATTGTGATTACGACGATAGACaagaaaaagataaatgTTGTAGTGGTTATTATGAAATGACTAGTTCTGgtgttatttatttgctagaaaatttaaagaagAAGTGTAATTTAGACGATGATAAACTTGCCGAATACGCTATTTTATGGTTAAGTTATaaactaaaaataaaggaaaataatatgatcaaaaaattaagtgatttttataatagttatatagaaagaaatgagtattataataagaatataaatGGTGGTGATGGTCTGACTTATAAGGCAAttatagataaaaaaaaagatttgatggatatgaatattagtgaaatatttaaactTGAAGCcccatttaatatattatattatttgtattataaaattagtGATAAACATACGGATTgcgaaaaaaatttgaatgaTGCCAAAAAGTTTgttgataaaattaaagacCTCAATAACGAttctaataataaagaaaacaGTCCATTTAGTCAAATATTGTATACATTATCAGATGATTATAacaatttacaaaaaaaatgtaccAATTTTCCATCCCTCCCAGTTTATCCACGAAGTTTTTCAATAAAAGTTACGTTAATTCCaattacatttatatttgttgcAATACCTATTTTCTTGGGATTTGCTTAtaag cattcattatttggatTTGGTAAACGATCtcaaaaacaatatttaagagaaaaacgaaaaaaaataaagagtaaagagtataattatatattattcgaCGAGAGTGATTATTCCAGgaatagtaataattattGA
- a CDS encoding CIR protein: MSKGVCDAINEIDKNVVLDSASQNYKFDEEIYGAYCPNKICDTNEKLLGSAFMSLIELFKNVDDYDDNFKNDKLSQYAILWFNSKIRGTAEMEAEINNIYNVLTENGWISEYRQYTNKNEDIMKFHFLYLKKFYKFLKGICETITNCSGPSKTEECIKSAKKCNEFYRACILSAPWEEICNPYCNLLSNLKKDYDKIREKYKTKEIPELTLPVGVESCESLCNGKQQWKVEKLKNEELKTSTLTEVSLSVPSVTPTSINNANKLPYIAVPLILIPIILGFSYKYLTHSRRKKSNAKKKMKAIINLCDENKTKKCVKNAFIEKNQSE; encoded by the exons ATGTCTAAGGGAGtg TGTGATGCAATTAATGAAATCGATAAAAACGTCGTTTTGGACTCAGCATctcaaaattataagttTGACGAAGAAATATATGGAGCATATTGTcctaataaaatttgtgaTACTAATGAAAAACTTCTTGGATCTGCTTTTATGTCATTGATAGAACTTTTTAAGAATGTTGATGATTACgatgataattttaaaaatgataaactTTCTCAATACGCTATTTTATGGTTTAATTCTAAAATTAGGGGAACTGCGGAGATGGAAGCtgaaataaacaatatttataacgTCCTTACAGAAAATGGCTGGATTAGTGAATACCGTCagtatacaaataaaaacgaagatataatgaaatttcattttttatatttgaagaaattttataaattcctTAAAGGAATATGTGAAACAATTACTAACTGTAGTGGCCCTTCAAAGACCGAAGAATGCATAAAATCTGCTAAAAAATGCAATGAATTTTATCGTGCATGTATTTTGAGTGCGCCCTGGGAAGAGATTTGTAATCCATATTGTAATTTATTgtcaaatttaaaaaaagattatgataaaattagagaaaaatataagacaAAAGAAATTCCAGAATTGACGCTACCAGTAGGGGTAGAAAGTTGTGAGAGTTTATGTAATGGTAAACAACAATGGAAAGTTGAGAAActgaaaaatgaagaattaaaaactAGTACGCTCACCGAAGTTAGTTTATCCGTTCCATCAGTAACCCCAACAAGTATAAATAACGCAAATAAACTACCCTACATTGCAGTTCCACTTATTTTAATACCCATTATTTTAGGATTTTCATATAAG tATTTAACACATAGTCGGCGAAAAAAGTcgaatgcaaaaaaaaagatgaaagcgattataaatttgtgtgatgaaaataaaaccaAAAAGTGCGTTAAAAATGCATTCATCGAAAAGAACCAATcggaataa